From Ochotona princeps isolate mOchPri1 chromosome X, mOchPri1.hap1, whole genome shotgun sequence, one genomic window encodes:
- the LOC101527585 gene encoding BTB/POZ domain-containing protein KCTD1-like gives MSRPLFVRAVHPFNYLGIPAPARITKFNAPVHIDVGGHMYTSCLATLTRYPDSRIGRLFAGMEPIVLDSLKQHYFIDRDGAMFRYILNFLRTSKLLVPDDFKDYSLLYEEVKYFQLQPMLVEMERWKQDRENGRYSRPCECLVVRVVPDLGERIMLSGAKSLIEEVFPEIREVLCNTVSACWNYNFTHVIRFPLNGYCHLNSVQVLERLQQRGFAIVGSCGGGVDSYQFSEYVLGR, from the coding sequence ATGTCACGACCTCTGTTCGTCCGTGCTGTGCATCCGTTCAACTACCTGGGCATTCCTGCCCCAGCGCGCATCACGAAATTCAACGCGCCCGTCCATATCGATGTGGGCGGCCACATGTACACCAGCTGCCTGGCTACGCTCACTAGATATCCTGACTCAAGAATCGGAAGACTTTTCGCAGGTATGGAGCCCATTGTCCTGGATTCTCTGAAGCAGCATTATTTCATCGATAGAGATGGGGCAATGTTCCGCTACATCCTGAATTTTCTGCGCACCTCCAAACTACTCGTTCCGGACGATTTCAAGGACTATAGTTTGCTGTATGAAGAGGTGAAGTATTTCCAGCTTCAGCCAATGTTAGTGGAGATGGAAAGATGGAAGCAGGATAGAGAAAATGGTCGCTATTCACGGCCCTGTGAGTGTCTCGTGGTGCGTGTGGTCCCTGACCTCGGGGAAAGAATCATGCTCAGCGGCGCAAAGTCCTTGATCGAAGAGGTGTTCCCGGAGATTCGCGAAGTGCTGTGCAACACCGTCAGTGCATGCTGGAATTACAACTTCACCCACGTTATCAGGTTCCCGCTGAACGGCTACTGTCACCTCAACTCCGTTCAGGTCCTCGAGAGACTGCAACAAAGAGGATTCGCGATCGTGGGATCCTGTGGAGGAGGCGTGGATTCCTACCAGTTCAGCGAGTATGTCCTTGGGCGATAA